CGGAACGTTTAATTAAGAGAATTGAACACCTAACTATCGAAAACAGTGGTGGCTTTTGGCACTCCAATGGAGACACGCTTCCTTGGTAATCAAGTTGGGCGCATCGTCGCCCCTTTTCAGCCATCAGCCATCTAACTGTGCTAATATAAAGCAAATACTCAGATGGTAACCTTTGATGGAATTACAACAAGATACCCCATTATCACTGCCACTTTTTTTGTTAGACGACAACATCGAAAATCGTGATATCGACTCTCCAGATGCTGAAGTATCAGTGATGTTGAGTGAGAACCTCCTTGCTCATTTGTGCCAAAACCCAAAAGAAGATGAGAATATTAGCTTGCATATTGATGACTATGCGCTCAACAACATTAGTACGACAGTGACTGAGTTGATAGGGGCAGAGCATCAGTTGCAATTGCTCATTAATCGTGGACCGATTCTCAGTGCTGTGCTGAGTACCAGTAGCGATGCATTGTTTGTCTCGCCTCCAGTAGAAATGATGCCGACTTTTGATCTTGGGCTAGATGACGACGAGGACGAGTAAATGTCTAAACGTGCATTGTTTTGTGCGGTGGTTGTCGCCGTGCTTTCTGGCTGTGTGGCTTTGGGCGTGTCTAAATATGATGATATGTTTGGACCAGAGCAACCCCAAGCACGAATCGAACAATATCACCAAGGCGGTGCACGTTACTTACAAAGCGTGAAGCCCATTTTGGAGTCGCGTTGTGTGGTTTGCCATGGTTGTTATGATGCACCCTGCCAGCTCAAACTGTCATCTCCAGAAGGAATAGATAGGGGATTGTCGAAGGAATTAGTGTATGACGGCACGCGGTTGTTAGCACAAACACCAACCCGACTGTTATTCGACGCCCAAACCACGACACAGTGGCGTGAGCGTGGTTTTACCCCAGTGCTGAATGAGCGCCATCAATCTGAATACAACAACCTAGCTGGAAGTGTGCTTTATAATAGCTTGCTGTTAAAAATGTCTCATCGTTTTCCTGAGCAAGGCATCTTGGGTAAAGAGTTTGATTTCTCTTTAGATCGAACGCAGTCTTGCCCAACCATGGATGAATTTTCTAGCCTTGCGAAACAACAGCCTCATGCGGGTATGCCCTACGGCTTACCAGCGCTCACGCATGATGAATTCAAAACCTTGGAAGCATGGCTGCAAAGTGGCAGTAAAATGAGCCAGATTGCGAAGCCAAGTGTTGCAGCACAAAAAGAAGTGAAAAAGTGGGAACAATTTCTTAATCAGGACTCCAATAAACACCGCCTTGCCGCGCGTTATATATTTGAGCATTGGTATTTAGCCCATATCCACTTCCCTCATCTGGATGATCCTGCGTTTTTTCAATTGGTACGCTCAAGCACGCCGCCTGGCCAGCCAATCGCACTGGTGAGCTCGGTACGTCCGTTTGACGATCCTGAGATCGATAGGGTGTATTATCGATTGATGCAAGTGCGTAGTACCATTTTGTCAAAAACTCACATGCCACTGGCATTGAACGACGCTAAGCTATCACGGTTACATCAGCAATTTTATGCAGCGGATTATCACGTGGATGAACTGCCAGGTTATGAGCCAGAGCTTGCAGCAAACCCATTTAAGGTATTCAAAGATATTCCGGTTAATTCTCGTTATCAATTTATGCTGGATGAGGCCGAGTTAATTGTAAAAGGCTTTATCAAAGGCCCTGTATGTCGAGGCCAAATAGCGCTTAACGTCATTAACGACCATTTTTGGGTGGCGTTTGTTGATCCTGAAAAAAATAGCAATGAAGCGGTGAACCAGCTGCTGCTTAAACATGATGAAGATTTGGTGCTACCTGCGGCTGAGCAAAGTAATGCGTTACCACTTTCCAGTTGGGCTAAATATGCCACTAAGCAGCAGGATTACTTACGTGCTAAAACAGAGCTTGCAGATAAGATGTTTGCCGATGGGAAACGTCTCAATATGGACTTGATTTGGCGTGGTGAGGGGGAAAACCCGAATGCAGCATTAACTATCTTCCGTCATTTTGATAGCGCAACGGTGGTTAAAGGTTTTATTGGCCAGCCTCCCAAAACAGCTTGGGTATTAGACTATGCCTTGTTCGAGCGCATTCATTACTTGCTGGTGGCGGGCTTTGACGTGTATGGCAACATTGGTCATCAGCTGATCACACGCTTATATATGGACTTTTTGAGGCTTGAAGGTGAGCAAAACTTTTTAAATCTGTTGCCACTTAGTCATCGTCAGGAAATTAAACGCTATTGGTATCGTAAGTCACACTTGAGCTTAAGTGAGTTTATCAATCGCAAATCACTAATCGGTGCGCCAACGGGGATAAAATACGAAACGGACGATCCAAAGCAAGAGTTGTATGACAAACTGCATGCTGTGCTTAAGCCCGTTCTAAATAGGGATTATGACTATCAAGCCGTCGGCAAGCCACTACAGGCACTCAATAGCATGTCCGTTAGGGCGATTAATTTGCTTCCTCAGGTCTCGTTTATTATTACTAAACAAAGCGACGGCTCACATCAAGCATTCTCGCTATTACACCATAATGCCCACTACAACATCTCCAGTTTGTTAAATGAAGAAGGGCAAAGAGCGTATACCGAAGACACAGCGACGATTGTGCCAGGCTTTATCGGAGATTATCCAGAGGCAATTTGGTATTTAGAAAGCGAGGCGGCACAAGAGGACTTCGTCTCGTCATTTAGCCAAATGAATAGTGAGTCGGATTACCGAGCGCTACGAGCGCAATATGGGATCCGCAGGACTCACCCAGAGTTTTGGCGTTACAGTGATTTAATCCACGATATTGCCAAGCAAACACGTGGCGTTGAATATGGTTTATTTGACTATAACCGGTTAGAAAACCGCTAAAAAATGGAGTCTTCGGACTCCATTTTTTTATGTGCTTTTCCTATAGTTGACTAGCTGCTTTTACCGCAGCTAGTAGCACGCTTTCATCCAATCTCACTTTGTAATTTGGGTTTGCGTATTGAAATTGGATCAAGCCTTTCTTATCGACTACAAATACCGCCGGCACCGGC
This portion of the Pseudoalteromonas sp. GCY genome encodes:
- a CDS encoding fatty acid cis/trans isomerase; this translates as MSKRALFCAVVVAVLSGCVALGVSKYDDMFGPEQPQARIEQYHQGGARYLQSVKPILESRCVVCHGCYDAPCQLKLSSPEGIDRGLSKELVYDGTRLLAQTPTRLLFDAQTTTQWRERGFTPVLNERHQSEYNNLAGSVLYNSLLLKMSHRFPEQGILGKEFDFSLDRTQSCPTMDEFSSLAKQQPHAGMPYGLPALTHDEFKTLEAWLQSGSKMSQIAKPSVAAQKEVKKWEQFLNQDSNKHRLAARYIFEHWYLAHIHFPHLDDPAFFQLVRSSTPPGQPIALVSSVRPFDDPEIDRVYYRLMQVRSTILSKTHMPLALNDAKLSRLHQQFYAADYHVDELPGYEPELAANPFKVFKDIPVNSRYQFMLDEAELIVKGFIKGPVCRGQIALNVINDHFWVAFVDPEKNSNEAVNQLLLKHDEDLVLPAAEQSNALPLSSWAKYATKQQDYLRAKTELADKMFADGKRLNMDLIWRGEGENPNAALTIFRHFDSATVVKGFIGQPPKTAWVLDYALFERIHYLLVAGFDVYGNIGHQLITRLYMDFLRLEGEQNFLNLLPLSHRQEIKRYWYRKSHLSLSEFINRKSLIGAPTGIKYETDDPKQELYDKLHAVLKPVLNRDYDYQAVGKPLQALNSMSVRAINLLPQVSFIITKQSDGSHQAFSLLHHNAHYNISSLLNEEGQRAYTEDTATIVPGFIGDYPEAIWYLESEAAQEDFVSSFSQMNSESDYRALRAQYGIRRTHPEFWRYSDLIHDIAKQTRGVEYGLFDYNRLENR